A stretch of Candidatus Sulfotelmatobacter sp. DNA encodes these proteins:
- a CDS encoding nucleotidyltransferase family protein — protein MSALDAVVLAGGRPDAVAALAPGAPNKAFVPIAGVPLVTRTIAGLRASARVDRIVVVAPPEAAANPALAGASEVRGDGATMLLSLRSGLAGFTEDALVLVAASDLPALDAAAVDEFVDAARARDLDLAYACVERRWHLARYPEFPHTWARMREGRFCGGGLVALRPRTLAPLAELLDALGAARKSPLRLAALLGWDVAARFAFGRLSIAGAEARASRLLGGARVGAIRCTQPQVALNVDRVSDVSLANARFRQSG, from the coding sequence GTGAGCGCGCTCGACGCCGTCGTGCTCGCCGGCGGCCGCCCGGACGCGGTTGCCGCGTTGGCGCCGGGCGCTCCCAACAAAGCTTTCGTGCCGATCGCCGGCGTGCCGCTGGTGACGCGCACAATCGCCGGGTTGCGCGCCTCGGCGCGCGTCGACCGCATCGTCGTGGTCGCGCCGCCCGAAGCCGCCGCGAACCCGGCGCTGGCCGGCGCCAGCGAAGTGCGCGGGGACGGCGCGACGATGCTGCTCAGCTTGCGCTCGGGTCTGGCCGGCTTCACCGAGGACGCGCTGGTGCTGGTGGCGGCCTCCGATCTGCCGGCGCTCGACGCGGCCGCGGTCGACGAGTTCGTCGACGCCGCCCGAGCGCGCGATCTCGACCTCGCCTACGCCTGCGTCGAACGGCGCTGGCATCTGGCGAGGTATCCGGAGTTTCCGCACACCTGGGCGCGCATGCGCGAGGGACGTTTCTGCGGCGGCGGGTTGGTGGCGCTGCGCCCCCGCACGCTGGCCCCGCTGGCGGAGTTGCTCGACGCGCTCGGCGCCGCGCGCAAATCGCCGCTGCGGCTGGCGGCGCTGCTGGGCTGGGACGTCGCGGCGCGCTTCGCGTTCGGCCGGCTCTCGATCGCGGGCGCCGAAGCGCGCGCCTCACGGCTGCTCGGCGGCGCGCGCGTCGGCGCGATTCGCTGCACCCAGCCGCAGGTCGCGCTCAACGTCGACCGCGTCTCCGACGTGTCGTTGGCGAACGCACGCTTTCGGCAAAGCGGGTGA
- a CDS encoding PD-(D/E)XK nuclease family protein has translation MLLVDERRLPADGALAPAALLSRLVGRRVLGNGARRAIVRRLAATREDVVVAAHVRASASFAARVVDALDRGAVPPSLEALANHVRTLTSFAELLDVRAALHLALADGLRLNAEVLRVDALLLSDADDAFAWRRLAALAGVACEAVELGPAVPAALALDAVAGVQALLRFADRQRDADARAALLAPQSGVAPDEAGALLAAAGERSTLLEVIAKGASADATRFAHGLTTLADAYRIPDASAAGVLAAACAAFPIADPATRAALVRVAADFDEARAFAPAWQADDVLAEIDAELGDATRRAERPPDVAPAPQLADEPPEPVRTRKLSFSASSLNAYAECKRKWWFRYACAAVEDKGSSASFYGIAFHAALEDFHHVYARFDAVDAPALAMFLDGCVNGAFDRYRTRFDAPVEFELQKRRARRTAKKYLSWLLERARRSPFAVIGCETETDIELGGHRFIGYIDRLDRDERTGTVTVVDYKTGSIATSAQEYLDAVRSFHEFQLPFYYWARTAAGDVVTKLALVPLKDALLDVVPVELEVVTTSRPPRANGSYGEISVAELERARARMIALADELSHGERAMFPATDDPDACRYCAYGNACRERPRVLEERFGR, from the coding sequence GTGCTCCTGGTCGACGAACGGCGGTTGCCGGCGGACGGTGCGTTGGCGCCGGCCGCGCTGCTGAGCCGTCTGGTCGGGCGGCGCGTGCTCGGAAACGGCGCCCGCCGCGCGATCGTGCGCCGGCTGGCGGCGACCCGCGAGGACGTGGTCGTCGCCGCGCACGTGCGCGCCAGCGCCTCGTTCGCGGCGCGCGTCGTCGACGCGCTCGACCGCGGCGCCGTGCCGCCGTCGCTCGAAGCGCTGGCCAATCACGTACGCACGCTGACCAGTTTCGCCGAGCTGCTCGACGTGCGCGCCGCGCTGCACCTCGCGCTGGCCGACGGGCTGCGTTTGAACGCCGAGGTGCTGCGCGTCGACGCGCTGCTCTTGAGCGACGCCGACGACGCGTTCGCGTGGCGCCGGCTGGCGGCGCTGGCCGGGGTCGCGTGCGAAGCCGTCGAGCTGGGTCCGGCGGTCCCGGCCGCGCTCGCGCTCGACGCCGTCGCCGGCGTGCAGGCGCTCTTGCGCTTCGCCGACCGGCAGCGCGACGCCGACGCACGCGCGGCGCTGCTGGCGCCGCAGAGCGGCGTCGCTCCGGACGAAGCGGGCGCGCTGCTGGCCGCCGCCGGCGAGCGCAGCACGCTGCTCGAGGTCATCGCGAAGGGAGCGTCGGCCGACGCGACCCGCTTCGCGCACGGCTTGACCACGCTCGCCGACGCGTATCGTATCCCCGACGCCTCGGCGGCCGGCGTCCTGGCTGCGGCCTGCGCCGCGTTTCCGATCGCCGATCCGGCGACGCGCGCGGCGCTGGTGCGCGTCGCCGCCGACTTCGACGAAGCGCGCGCGTTCGCGCCGGCCTGGCAGGCCGACGACGTGCTGGCCGAGATCGACGCCGAGCTGGGCGACGCGACGCGCCGCGCCGAGCGGCCGCCCGACGTCGCGCCCGCGCCGCAGCTCGCCGACGAGCCGCCCGAACCCGTTCGCACGCGCAAGCTCTCGTTCAGCGCGTCCTCGCTCAACGCGTACGCCGAGTGCAAGCGCAAGTGGTGGTTTCGTTACGCCTGCGCCGCCGTCGAGGACAAGGGCTCGTCGGCGTCGTTCTACGGGATCGCGTTTCACGCCGCGTTGGAGGACTTCCATCACGTGTACGCGCGCTTCGACGCCGTCGACGCGCCGGCGCTGGCGATGTTCCTGGACGGCTGCGTGAACGGCGCCTTCGACCGCTACCGGACGCGCTTCGACGCGCCGGTCGAGTTCGAGCTGCAGAAGCGGCGCGCGCGCCGCACCGCCAAGAAGTATCTCAGCTGGCTGCTCGAGCGCGCGCGCCGTTCGCCGTTCGCGGTCATCGGCTGCGAGACGGAAACCGACATCGAGCTGGGCGGTCACCGCTTCATCGGCTATATCGACCGGCTCGACCGCGACGAACGCACCGGCACCGTCACCGTCGTCGACTACAAGACCGGCTCGATCGCGACCAGCGCGCAAGAATATCTCGACGCGGTGCGGTCGTTCCACGAGTTCCAGCTGCCGTTCTACTACTGGGCGCGCACCGCCGCCGGCGACGTCGTCACCAAGCTCGCGCTCGTCCCCCTCAAGGATGCGCTGCTCGACGTCGTCCCGGTCGAGCTCGAGGTCGTCACGACCTCACGGCCGCCGCGAGCGAACGGCAGCTACGGCGAGATCTCGGTGGCCGAGCTCGAGCGCGCGCGCGCGCGGATGATCGCGCTCGCTGACGAGCTCTCGCACGGTGAGCGCGCGATGTTTCCGGCCACCGACGATCCGGACGCATGCCGCTATTGTGCGTACGGCAACGCGTGCAGAGAACGTCCACGCGTGCTCGAAGAACGGTTCGGTCGCTGA
- a CDS encoding HNH endonuclease → MNDVLVLNFTYEALNITSFQRAVKLIFSGKAEIVHRRDAFIKSTSYEMKLPSIIRMLYYIKRPMQKVALTKKNVLLRDDYTCQYCGIKGERMMTVDHVVPRSKGGPSTWENLVCACMRCNNRKNNRTPEHANMLLKRKPKAPKYIPWIRVKRNTLPGEWKKFLFLYNVSIEEKIEA, encoded by the coding sequence GTGAACGACGTCCTGGTCCTGAACTTCACCTACGAGGCGCTGAACATCACCTCGTTCCAGCGCGCCGTGAAGCTGATCTTCTCGGGCAAAGCAGAGATCGTCCACCGGCGCGACGCGTTCATCAAATCGACCAGCTACGAGATGAAGCTGCCTTCGATCATCCGCATGCTCTACTACATCAAGCGCCCGATGCAGAAGGTCGCGCTGACGAAGAAGAACGTCCTGTTGCGCGACGACTACACCTGTCAGTACTGCGGCATCAAGGGCGAGCGGATGATGACGGTCGACCACGTCGTCCCGCGCAGCAAAGGGGGCCCGTCGACCTGGGAAAACCTGGTCTGCGCGTGCATGCGCTGCAACAACCGCAAGAACAACCGCACCCCCGAGCACGCCAACATGCTGCTCAAGCGCAAGCCCAAAGCGCCGAAATATATACCGTGGATCCGCGTCAAGCGGAACACCTTGCCCGGCGAGTGGAAGAAGTTCTTGTTCTTGTACAACGTGTCGATCGAGGAGAAGATCGAGGCGTGA
- a CDS encoding Ig-like domain-containing protein, translating into MTSSAPSVASVTPSSGTGPFTVKGLAPGTTTITTSDTNGHSSSVPLTVSATVGFGSLTATPANTQLTTGETTQFTPSEPGYSGTYTATSSNPAVITVSPASGTGPFTLTAVSPGTATITVADQNGHSASTTLTVTAPGSTPAPTNAPSGTPTTAPSGSPTTAPSGNPTTAPSSSPTSTPTSAPISLTPVALTVDLNQLANVAETDSTGATPTTSVANPATATIVSTGSGQYEVVGNQAGNTTITFSDPSGNTTTLPVTVPASPQPVIQLNPTGVNDGAAGLGATAVTLSPTETGYTGPFTASSSNASVASVSQVGNTFVVATANPGSVIITVRDDQGNSASIGFTVQ; encoded by the coding sequence GTGACCTCGTCGGCGCCGAGCGTCGCGAGCGTCACGCCGTCGTCGGGTACCGGACCGTTCACCGTCAAGGGACTCGCGCCCGGCACGACGACCATCACGACGTCCGATACGAACGGCCACAGCTCGAGCGTACCGCTGACCGTCAGCGCCACCGTCGGTTTCGGTTCGCTGACCGCGACGCCGGCGAACACGCAGCTCACGACCGGCGAGACGACGCAGTTCACGCCGAGCGAGCCCGGCTATTCCGGCACCTACACCGCCACCTCGTCGAACCCGGCGGTGATCACCGTCTCGCCGGCGTCGGGGACCGGGCCGTTCACGCTGACCGCGGTCTCGCCCGGAACCGCGACGATTACCGTCGCCGACCAGAACGGACACAGCGCGTCGACGACGTTGACCGTCACCGCGCCCGGCAGCACGCCCGCGCCGACCAACGCTCCCAGCGGCACGCCGACGACCGCACCGAGCGGTAGTCCGACGACCGCACCGAGCGGCAATCCGACGACCGCACCCAGCTCGAGCCCGACCTCGACGCCGACGAGCGCGCCGATCTCGTTGACGCCGGTCGCACTGACGGTCGACCTCAACCAGCTCGCGAACGTCGCGGAAACGGATTCGACCGGCGCGACGCCGACCACCAGCGTCGCCAACCCCGCGACCGCCACCATCGTCTCGACCGGCAGCGGTCAGTACGAAGTGGTCGGAAATCAAGCCGGCAACACGACCATCACGTTCAGCGATCCGAGCGGCAACACGACGACGCTGCCGGTCACCGTGCCGGCCTCGCCGCAGCCGGTCATCCAGCTCAACCCCACCGGCGTCAACGACGGCGCGGCCGGGCTGGGCGCCACCGCCGTGACGCTCTCGCCGACGGAGACGGGATATACCGGACCGTTCACGGCGTCGAGCAGCAACGCGTCGGTCGCGTCGGTCTCGCAGGTCGGCAACACGTTCGTCGTGGCGACGGCGAACCCGGGCTCGGTGATCATCACCGTGCGCGACGACCAGGGGAACTCCGCGAGCATCGGTTTCACGGTGCAGTAG
- a CDS encoding GNAT family N-acetyltransferase, producing MLRLAPLSTDAYVRDVLPHSAELWAGARSFDEYAAELRGIAGSAWGRRRFRTVGLWVGDELVASCKRYDRVLRCGDRRYRAAGIGAVFTPPALRGRGYATALLGALLDAERAAGTAFAYLFSDIGATFYEHLGFVKLPARAFSLRADGLAGPRVTVETLGADDDAAMRRVFAASEARRHFAFVRTPLEWEWQRLRAASREHGSPVLRLGVRRGRALAAYVVGRRIPTADVFALDELALARAQDAPLLGSLLRAAAGDLRKIGGWLPPAPLRGALPRGAVRPRRSSLTMVLPLDRTFAAAWRETLPRVEADAADPCWAADYL from the coding sequence GTGCTGCGCCTCGCACCCCTGAGCACCGACGCCTACGTCCGCGACGTGCTGCCGCACTCGGCCGAGCTGTGGGCGGGCGCGCGGAGCTTCGACGAGTACGCGGCCGAGCTGCGCGGCATCGCCGGTTCGGCCTGGGGGCGGCGGCGCTTTCGCACCGTCGGCTTGTGGGTGGGCGACGAGCTGGTCGCCTCGTGCAAGCGGTACGATCGCGTGCTGCGCTGCGGCGATCGCCGCTACCGCGCCGCCGGGATCGGCGCCGTCTTCACCCCGCCCGCGCTGCGCGGGCGCGGGTACGCGACCGCGCTGCTGGGCGCGCTGCTCGACGCCGAGCGCGCCGCGGGCACGGCCTTCGCCTACCTCTTCAGCGACATCGGCGCGACGTTCTACGAGCACCTCGGCTTCGTGAAGCTGCCCGCGCGCGCGTTCTCCCTGCGCGCCGACGGGCTGGCCGGACCGCGGGTGACGGTCGAGACGCTCGGCGCGGACGACGACGCGGCGATGCGACGGGTCTTCGCCGCCAGCGAGGCGCGCCGGCACTTCGCGTTCGTGCGCACGCCGCTCGAATGGGAGTGGCAGCGCCTGCGCGCCGCATCGCGCGAGCACGGCTCGCCGGTGCTGCGGCTGGGCGTCCGGCGCGGCCGGGCGCTGGCGGCGTACGTCGTCGGGCGGCGCATTCCGACCGCGGACGTCTTCGCGCTCGACGAGTTGGCGCTGGCCCGCGCGCAGGATGCGCCGCTGCTGGGCTCGCTCTTGCGCGCGGCCGCCGGCGACCTGCGCAAGATCGGCGGCTGGCTCCCCCCGGCGCCGCTGCGCGGCGCGCTGCCGCGCGGCGCGGTCCGCCCGCGGCGCAGCAGCCTGACGATGGTCCTTCCGCTCGACCGAACCTTCGCGGCCGCCTGGCGGGAGACGCTGCCCCGGGTCGAAGCGGACGCTGCAGATCCGTGCTGGGCTGCCGATTACCTCTAA
- the pdxS gene encoding pyridoxal 5'-phosphate synthase lyase subunit PdxS, which translates to MNGETKQTGTETVKRGLAQMLKGGVIMDVVTPEQAKIAEEAGAVAVMALERIPADIRAAGGVARMSHPALIRRIMDTVTIPVMAKVRIGHLGEARQLQALGIDFIDESEVLTPADDLYHLEKTPFTVPFVCGARDLGEALRRIAEGAAMIRSKGEAGSGNIVEAVRHMRAIRDGIAQLAALPREELVARARDLGAPLELVRDVAEHKKLPVVLFCAGGVSTPADAALMMELGAEGIFVGSGIFKSTDPAGFARAIVDATTHWQDPDVVLRAHESIPEEAKAMDGLDIRTLAPEQLLATRGN; encoded by the coding sequence ATGAACGGAGAGACGAAGCAGACCGGGACCGAGACCGTCAAGCGGGGCCTCGCGCAGATGCTCAAGGGCGGCGTGATCATGGACGTGGTCACCCCCGAGCAGGCCAAGATCGCCGAGGAGGCCGGGGCGGTCGCCGTGATGGCGCTCGAGCGCATCCCGGCCGACATCCGCGCCGCCGGCGGCGTCGCGCGCATGAGCCACCCGGCGCTGATCCGCCGCATCATGGACACCGTCACCATCCCGGTGATGGCCAAGGTCCGCATCGGCCACCTCGGCGAGGCGCGTCAGCTGCAGGCGCTGGGCATCGACTTCATCGACGAGTCCGAGGTGCTGACCCCGGCCGACGACCTCTATCACCTCGAGAAGACGCCGTTCACGGTCCCGTTCGTCTGCGGCGCGCGCGACCTGGGCGAGGCGCTGCGGCGGATCGCCGAAGGCGCGGCGATGATCCGCAGCAAGGGCGAAGCCGGCTCGGGCAACATCGTCGAGGCGGTCCGGCACATGCGCGCGATCCGCGACGGCATCGCGCAGCTGGCCGCGCTGCCGCGCGAGGAGCTGGTGGCGCGTGCCCGCGACCTGGGCGCTCCGCTCGAGCTCGTCCGCGACGTCGCCGAGCACAAGAAGCTCCCGGTGGTGCTGTTCTGCGCGGGCGGCGTCTCAACGCCGGCCGACGCCGCGCTGATGATGGAGCTGGGTGCCGAGGGCATCTTCGTGGGCTCGGGGATCTTCAAGTCGACCGACCCGGCCGGGTTCGCCCGCGCGATCGTCGACGCGACGACCCACTGGCAAGATCCCGACGTGGTCCTGCGCGCCCACGAGTCGATTCCCGAGGAAGCCAAGGCGATGGACGGCCTGGACATCCGCACCCTGGCGCCCGAGCAGCTCCTGGCGACCCGCGGCAACTGA
- a CDS encoding UbiX family flavin prenyltransferase, with product METKRLVVGVSGASGSVYAFAALRALRAVPQLEVHLVVSEQARQTIELETDWTAADLEALADVVHRDDNVAAAISSGSFHTDGMLVIPCSMRTASAIAYGFNANLLVRAADVCLKEKRRLVVVARETPLHLGHLRTLAQLAELGAVILPPIPGWYARPKTLEDLVNHTVGKALDQFGIDAGLFRRWSGA from the coding sequence GTGGAGACCAAGCGACTCGTCGTCGGAGTGTCGGGCGCCAGCGGGAGCGTCTACGCGTTCGCCGCGCTGCGCGCGCTGCGCGCCGTGCCGCAGCTCGAGGTGCACCTGGTCGTCTCCGAGCAGGCGCGCCAGACGATCGAGCTGGAGACCGACTGGACCGCCGCCGACCTCGAAGCGCTGGCCGACGTCGTCCACCGCGACGACAACGTGGCGGCGGCGATCTCGTCGGGTTCGTTCCACACCGACGGGATGCTGGTGATCCCGTGCTCGATGCGCACCGCTTCTGCGATCGCGTACGGCTTCAACGCCAACCTCCTGGTGCGCGCCGCCGACGTTTGCCTCAAGGAGAAGCGCCGGCTGGTGGTCGTCGCGCGCGAGACGCCGCTGCACCTGGGGCACCTGCGCACGCTCGCGCAGCTGGCCGAGCTGGGCGCGGTGATCTTGCCGCCGATCCCCGGCTGGTACGCGCGCCCGAAAACGCTCGAGGACCTCGTCAACCACACGGTCGGCAAGGCCCTCGATCAGTTCGGTATCGACGCCGGCCTGTTCCGGCGCTGGTCTGGCGCGTAG
- a CDS encoding NAD-dependent epimerase/dehydratase family protein, translating to MRILVIGGDGYCGWATSLYLSNQGHDVAIMDSLVRREWDREHGLDSLVPIASARRRVDEWKRLTGKTIRFEQADVTDYQALCTMIDETRPEAVVHFGQQRSAPFSMIDREHAIRTHLNNTVGNMNVLWALHERAPQTHLVKLGTMGEYGTPNIDIEEGFITIDHHGRSDTLPYPKQPGSFYHLTKVSDSDQIYFACRVWKLRATDLNQGVVYGTYTEETAASPALANRYDYDHVFGTVLNRFCVQAALGHPLSVYGKGGQTRSFLDIRDTVRCIEIAVTNPAQPGEFRVFNQFTEMFGVEQLAERVKGVAGTLGLDCTIAHVANPRVEREEHYYNAINTNLRSLGLEPTLLSDETIAGLIRQAAEHRARIDLSLIPPRVEWSRHEPTAALRAAAS from the coding sequence ATGCGAATCTTGGTGATCGGCGGAGACGGCTATTGCGGCTGGGCCACCTCGCTGTACCTGTCGAACCAAGGCCACGACGTGGCGATCATGGACAGCTTGGTGCGCCGCGAATGGGATCGCGAGCACGGGCTCGACTCGCTCGTGCCGATCGCCTCGGCACGGCGCCGCGTCGACGAGTGGAAGCGGCTGACCGGCAAGACGATCCGCTTCGAGCAGGCCGACGTCACCGACTACCAGGCCTTGTGCACCATGATCGACGAGACGCGCCCGGAGGCGGTCGTGCACTTCGGCCAGCAGCGCAGCGCGCCGTTCTCGATGATCGACCGCGAGCACGCGATCCGCACGCACCTCAACAACACGGTCGGCAACATGAACGTCCTGTGGGCGCTCCACGAGCGCGCGCCGCAGACGCACCTGGTCAAGCTCGGCACGATGGGCGAGTACGGCACGCCGAACATCGACATCGAAGAAGGCTTCATCACCATCGACCACCACGGGCGCAGCGACACGCTTCCGTATCCCAAGCAGCCGGGGTCGTTCTACCACCTGACCAAGGTCAGCGACAGCGATCAGATCTACTTCGCCTGCCGGGTGTGGAAGCTGCGCGCGACCGACCTCAATCAGGGCGTCGTGTACGGCACCTACACCGAAGAGACGGCGGCGTCGCCGGCGCTGGCGAACCGCTACGACTACGATCACGTCTTCGGCACGGTGCTCAACCGCTTCTGCGTGCAGGCCGCGCTCGGCCACCCGCTGAGCGTCTACGGCAAGGGCGGCCAGACGCGCTCGTTCCTCGACATCCGCGACACCGTGCGCTGCATCGAGATCGCGGTGACGAACCCGGCGCAGCCCGGCGAGTTCCGCGTCTTCAACCAATTCACCGAGATGTTCGGCGTCGAGCAGCTGGCGGAACGCGTCAAAGGCGTCGCCGGCACGCTGGGTCTGGACTGCACGATCGCCCACGTCGCCAACCCGCGCGTCGAGCGCGAAGAGCACTACTACAACGCGATCAACACCAACTTGCGCTCGCTGGGGCTCGAGCCGACGCTGCTCAGCGACGAGACCATCGCGGGGCTGATCCGCCAGGCCGCGGAGCACCGCGCGCGCATCGACCTGAGCTTGATCCCGCCGCGCGTCGAGTGGAGCCGCCACGAACCGACCGCGGCCCTGCGCGCCGCGGCTTCGTGA
- the pdxT gene encoding pyridoxal 5'-phosphate synthase glutaminase subunit PdxT → MSQPATIGVLALQGDVIEHRHALERAGARVREVRTPADLAQVDALVIPGGESTTVIRLLERFELTEPVRARARAGMPLWGTCMGLIVAAHDVAGLPQPTLGLLDVTVRRNAFGRQVDSAEVPLAIPVLGEAPFPAIFIRAPWIERVGPQVEVLAERDGHGVMVRQANLLGTSFHPELTGDDRVHAYFLAIVEAAVPKGPLAA, encoded by the coding sequence GTGTCCCAGCCCGCCACCATCGGCGTCTTGGCGCTGCAGGGGGACGTGATCGAGCACCGGCACGCGCTCGAACGGGCCGGCGCGCGCGTCCGCGAGGTGCGCACGCCGGCCGATCTGGCGCAGGTCGACGCGCTGGTCATCCCGGGTGGTGAGTCGACGACGGTGATCCGGCTGCTCGAGCGGTTCGAGCTGACCGAGCCGGTGCGGGCGCGGGCGCGGGCCGGGATGCCGCTCTGGGGCACCTGCATGGGTTTGATCGTGGCCGCGCACGACGTCGCCGGCTTGCCGCAGCCCACGCTGGGACTGCTCGACGTGACCGTGCGCCGCAACGCGTTCGGCCGCCAAGTCGACTCCGCCGAGGTGCCGCTCGCGATTCCCGTCCTCGGCGAGGCGCCGTTCCCGGCGATCTTCATTCGGGCGCCCTGGATCGAGCGCGTCGGACCGCAGGTCGAGGTGCTGGCCGAGCGCGACGGGCACGGCGTCATGGTGCGCCAAGCCAACCTGCTGGGCACCTCGTTCCATCCCGAGCTGACCGGCGACGATCGCGTCCACGCCTACTTCCTGGCGATCGTCGAGGCGGCCGTGCCGAAGGGTCCGCTCGCCGCCTGA
- a CDS encoding UvrD-helicase domain-containing protein, which translates to MIAALGLERAIALPAAHGLLAFTGPPASGKTAALARRFAALRAADPDLAGAAIVTAARAEGARALAARITAECGIAVRGATLDTFALELLRAHPFETGLALDLELVDALDAEEIFERAAAPLFSAEWSDWLGTEIDPEIAGLRTPDRFADAVLRLIRKLRDAGIDDEAFLTAAKRGAATFYANPPNLASPALVAATKDEHRASLAVDGSELDRQRRRELDLAKIVARLYRAYVDEQVRRGCLTAVDALVEATRLLETQPAIARALRTRLHVAFVDDAHDLSAAGLRFLHALFGDALHGVTVAGDPSAATQTFAGARPERIFGHATTTVALPGGALPPLIAQVAYAVIDADPARPLPPGEAVRVVRARDRLAEAETIAERVVTLLASGTPPGRIAVLHRTLRTLGAYEEALLARDVPLALAGDPVLFARHDVLDALALWWSAVDPFRHVWLLRALQTPMVRLSDASIATLCGEPASPQPALFTLPDDDQSDRRWDRRRDLRLATNVLRGERDDDLGAVARERVRAFRERRARWTGWLRATDVAGAARAIAEDGGLFAPLAGETAARTRFRVTLVERAIAQLAAYAARHPFADLGAALAYCDRLAAAEGGPELIDERDDAVVVASVERVLSRRFAHVFVVDARAGAFPPYYVPDAFLFSPSYGMIPKENAGDAPAARTAKFTWYEHHAKPRAAYVREQRRLFAAALGRADETVTVSAAGRPTRGIAAPELAHEIELLLANRA; encoded by the coding sequence GTGATCGCGGCGCTCGGATTGGAGCGAGCGATCGCGCTGCCCGCCGCGCACGGCCTGCTCGCGTTCACCGGGCCGCCGGCGAGCGGCAAGACGGCGGCACTGGCGCGGCGCTTCGCGGCGTTGCGCGCCGCCGATCCCGATCTCGCCGGCGCCGCGATCGTCACGGCCGCGCGCGCCGAGGGCGCCCGCGCGCTGGCCGCCCGCATCACCGCGGAGTGCGGCATCGCGGTGCGTGGTGCGACGCTCGACACGTTCGCGCTCGAGCTGCTGCGCGCGCACCCGTTCGAGACCGGGCTCGCGCTCGACCTCGAGCTGGTCGACGCGCTCGACGCCGAAGAGATCTTCGAGCGTGCCGCCGCTCCGCTGTTCTCGGCCGAGTGGAGCGACTGGCTGGGCACCGAGATCGATCCCGAGATCGCCGGACTGCGCACGCCCGACCGCTTCGCGGACGCGGTCTTGCGGTTGATCCGCAAGCTGCGCGACGCCGGCATCGACGACGAAGCGTTCCTGACCGCCGCCAAGCGCGGCGCGGCGACGTTCTACGCGAATCCGCCCAACCTCGCCTCGCCGGCGCTGGTCGCGGCCACCAAGGACGAGCATCGTGCCTCGCTCGCCGTCGACGGCTCGGAGCTGGACCGCCAGCGCCGCCGCGAGCTCGACTTGGCGAAGATCGTCGCGCGCTTGTACCGCGCGTACGTCGACGAGCAGGTGCGGCGCGGCTGCCTGACCGCGGTCGACGCGCTGGTCGAAGCGACGCGGCTGCTCGAGACGCAGCCGGCCATCGCGCGCGCGCTGCGCACCCGGCTGCACGTCGCGTTCGTCGACGACGCGCACGACCTGAGCGCGGCCGGCTTGCGCTTCCTGCACGCGCTGTTCGGTGACGCGCTGCACGGCGTGACCGTCGCCGGCGATCCGAGCGCGGCGACGCAGACCTTCGCCGGCGCGCGGCCCGAGCGGATCTTCGGGCACGCCACGACGACGGTCGCGCTGCCCGGCGGCGCCTTGCCGCCGCTGATCGCGCAGGTCGCGTACGCCGTCATCGACGCCGACCCCGCGCGCCCGCTCCCGCCCGGCGAGGCGGTGCGGGTGGTGCGCGCGCGCGACCGCCTCGCCGAAGCGGAGACGATCGCCGAGCGCGTCGTCACGCTGCTCGCGAGCGGCACGCCGCCCGGCCGTATCGCGGTGCTGCACCGCACGCTGCGCACGCTCGGTGCCTACGAGGAAGCGCTGCTGGCGCGCGACGTCCCGCTCGCGCTGGCCGGCGATCCGGTGCTGTTCGCGCGTCACGACGTGCTCGACGCGCTCGCGCTGTGGTGGAGCGCGGTCGACCCGTTCCGTCACGTTTGGCTGCTGCGCGCGCTGCAGACGCCGATGGTGCGCCTGTCCGACGCCTCGATCGCGACCTTGTGCGGCGAACCGGCCAGCCCGCAACCCGCGCTCTTCACCCTGCCCGACGACGACCAAAGCGACCGCCGCTGGGACCGCCGCCGCGATCTGCGCCTGGCGACGAACGTGCTGCGCGGCGAGCGCGACGACGATCTCGGAGCGGTGGCGCGCGAACGCGTGCGCGCGTTCCGCGAACGCCGCGCGCGCTGGACGGGCTGGCTGCGGGCGACCGACGTCGCCGGCGCGGCGCGCGCGATCGCCGAGGACGGCGGGCTGTTCGCGCCGTTGGCCGGCGAGACCGCGGCGCGCACGCGCTTCCGCGTCACGCTGGTCGAGCGCGCGATCGCGCAGCTCGCCGCCTACGCCGCGCGCCACCCCTTCGCCGACCTGGGCGCGGCACTGGCGTACTGCGACCGGCTGGCCGCGGCCGAGGGCGGTCCGGAGCTGATCGACGAACGCGACGACGCCGTCGTCGTCGCCTCGGTCGAGCGCGTCCTCTCGCGCCGCTTCGCGCACGTCTTCGTCGTCGACGCGCGCGCCGGCGCGTTTCCGCCGTACTACGTACCGGACGCGTTCTTGTTCAGCCCTAGTTACGGGATGATCCCGAAGGAGAACGCCGGCGACGCGCCGGCGGCGCGCACCGCGAAGTTCACCTGGTACGAGCACCACGCGAAGCCGCGCGCGGCATACGTACGCGAGCAGCGGCGGCTGTTCGCCGCCGCGCTCGGACGCGCCGACGAGACGGTGACGGTCTCGGCCGCGGGCCGTCCGACCCGCGGCATCGCGGCGCCCGAGCTCGCGCACGAGATCGAGCTGCTGCTCGCGAACCGCGCCTAG